TGGTTTATCACACTAATTATTATAAATACCATAGGTATTTTGGAAATTTTATATTTAATCAGTATACGTAAGAAAAGCTCAAATTTTAATGGAAATCTTGTTAAAATTTCCTCCCCAAGCTTTTGGGGAAATGTTAGTGTGGCTAAACAGAAATAGCCAAAAGCAGCATGACTTTTGGCTAGAACATATATTTCCGCATATTAACGCATAATCCCCGTGGGAAAACCATCATTCAAATACTAACCTTC
The sequence above is drawn from the Pelotomaculum isophthalicicum JI genome and encodes:
- a CDS encoding DUF5652 family protein, yielding MESFQKFANNYPWFILIVIAWCVTLKGITLWLAARRGQLIWFITLIIINTIGILEILYLISIRKKSSNFNGNLVKISSPSFWGNVSVAKQK